A region of Hoplias malabaricus isolate fHopMal1 chromosome 12, fHopMal1.hap1, whole genome shotgun sequence DNA encodes the following proteins:
- the si:ch211-67e16.11 gene encoding uncharacterized protein si:ch211-67e16.11, with translation MRLRVRSVCVCVLVLALLCGARGDGGGSRARAPRIERWVKAALQFVKLSLCRRVSLPEGECSRLAHLRPPAVVVYATEASADKVLAILPDSHELFPEASAHDAVLVLDPSPEQSFGHPVVLFYIDFNVTKKRCGHMDGVYLGEECLSLALKTRCQNQLKRRRSRSDRMVGRARFRRSAVSRAGRVERSSGLCEVHFLPLVVGVRDSNRTQRLRCVDHPEFARCPQPLPLTRPSVPISSCELNKNTRRCHQQPLATHLSCRLYQTCDHAVLLSGGWQEQITYQRHVQNLLLFYRMLRNNGFHKDHIKTFFAGNGQVAAKEAEGMYPATEKETIRNHISYICRKQHCADSLVLYLNSPTRNDGTMLLWDRNNNGIADLKERYTVGELLADLAGCRATRVLLFVEQSYTSVLSKRLKSSLKHLNVVLLNGLPLVDTAQFWAPLRPSNCLIDHLSKSATMPRVGDYDAASLLNVTLAGAPCNSTPPLTEAEMRKEYMGCQNLPTALWHQGRRKPDDSQRN, from the exons ATGCGGCTGCGCGTGCGCtccgtgtgcgtgtgcgtgctgGTGCTGGCGCTGCTGTGCGGGGCGCGCGGCGACGGCGGTGGGTCTCGGGCGCGTGCCCCGAGGATCGAACGCTGGGTGAAGGCGGCACTGCAGTTCGTGAAGCTGAGCCTGTGCCGCCGGGTCAGTTTGCCCGAGGGCGAGTGCTCCAGGCTCGCGCACCTCCGCCCGCCCGCCGTGGTGGTTTACGCGACCGAGGCGAGCGCCGACAAGGTGCTGGCCATCCTGCCGGACTCGCACGAGCTCTTCCCCGAGGCTAGCGCGCACGACGCCGTGCTCGTGCTGGACCCGAGCCCCGAGCAGAGCTTCGGACACCCCGTGGTGCTCTTCTACATCGACTTCAACGTCACCAAGAAGCGCTGCGGACATATGGACGGAGTTTATCTGG GAGAGGAATGTCTGTCCCTGGCTCTGAAAACTCGCTGTCAGAACCAACTGAAGCGAAGACGGAGCCGCAGTGACCGCATGGTGGGACGAGCGCGGTTCCGCAGGAGCGCGGTGTCCAGAGCAGGACGTGTGGAGCGCAGCAGTGGTCTCTGTGAGGTCCACTTCCTGCCCCTAGTGGTGGGAGTGAGGGACAGCAACAGAACCCAGCGTTTACGCTGCGTGG ATCATCCAGAGTTTGCACGGTGCCCCCAGCCTTTACCTCTAACCAGGCCAAGTGTACCCATCTCCAGTTGTGAGCTCAATAAGAACACACGTCGATGCCACCAGCAGCCTCTAGCCACACACCTTTCCTGCCGTCTTTACCAGACCTGCGACCATGCAGTCCTGCTCTCGG GGGGCTGGCAGGAGCAGATCACATACCAGCGCCATGTGCAGAACCTGCTGCTCTTCTACAGGATGCTGAGGAACAATGGCTTTCATAAAGACCACATCAAAACCTTCTTTGCTGGAAATGGGCAGGTAGCAG CTAAGGAAGCAGAAGGGATGTACCCTGCCACAGAGAAGGAGACGATCAGGAATCATATCTCCTACATCTGCCGCAAACAGCACTGTGCAGACTCTCTGGTCCTCTACCTGAACAGCCCAACTCGCAATGATGGAACCATGCTGCTGTGGGATCGCAACAACAACGGCATC GCTGATCTGAAGGAGCGCTACACGGTGGGGGAACTGCTGGCAGACCTGGCGGGCTGCAGGGCCACTCGAGTGCTGCTCTTTGTGGAGCAAAGCTACACCTCTGTTCTCAGTAAGAGACTGAAGAGTTCTCTCAAACATCTCAACGTGGTGCTGCTCAATGGCCTGCCCTTGGTGGACACAGCTCAATTCTGGGCCCCTCTGCGTCCATCCAACTGCCTCATTGACCACCTCAGCAAG AGCGCTACAATGCCTCGTGTGGGAGATTATGATGCTGCAAGCTTACTGAACGTAACTCTGGCAGGAGCTCCCTGTAACTCTACGCCTCCTCTCACCGAGGCCGAAATGAGGAAGGAGTACATGGGCTGCCAGAACCTGCCCACAGCTTTATGGCACCAAGGCCGCCGCAAACCTGACGACAGCCAGAGGAACTAA